One Sagittula stellata E-37 genomic window carries:
- a CDS encoding D-cysteine desulfhydrase — translation MNLTRFPRLRLAHLPTPLEPMPRLSALLGGPELWIKRDDCTGLSTGGNKTRKLEFLMAEAVQQGAELVMTQGATQSNHARQTAAAAARLGLGCHLLLEDRTGYTHDNYRHNGNVLLDVLHGATIEHRAAGGDMNAEMEKVAENRRAGGAKVYTIPGGGSNPTGALGYVNCALELLAQVTEAHLPVDHIVHATGSAGTQAGLVTGLKALNAGIPVLGIGVRAPQEKQESNVYRLACATAEKLGCAGVVGREDVMANCDYIGEGYGLPADSTLEAIDLFARTEGILLDPVYSAKGAAGLIDLIRKGHFKAGERVVFLHTGGAIGLTGYTHCFDAAGRT, via the coding sequence ATGAACCTCACCCGCTTCCCGCGCCTCCGCCTTGCCCACCTGCCAACGCCGCTGGAACCCATGCCACGGCTGTCGGCCCTGCTGGGCGGGCCGGAACTCTGGATCAAGCGCGACGACTGCACCGGTCTCTCGACCGGCGGCAACAAGACCCGCAAGCTGGAATTCCTGATGGCCGAGGCCGTGCAGCAGGGCGCCGAACTGGTGATGACCCAGGGCGCCACCCAGTCGAACCACGCCCGCCAGACCGCCGCCGCCGCCGCCCGCCTGGGTCTCGGCTGCCATCTCCTGCTGGAGGACCGCACCGGCTACACCCACGACAACTACCGCCACAACGGCAACGTCCTCCTGGACGTGCTGCACGGCGCCACCATCGAACATCGCGCGGCAGGCGGCGACATGAACGCCGAGATGGAGAAGGTGGCCGAGAACCGCCGCGCGGGCGGCGCCAAGGTCTACACCATCCCGGGCGGCGGCTCGAACCCGACGGGGGCGCTCGGCTACGTGAACTGCGCGCTCGAACTCCTCGCGCAGGTGACGGAGGCGCACCTGCCCGTCGATCACATCGTGCACGCCACGGGCTCGGCCGGGACGCAGGCCGGGCTGGTCACCGGGCTGAAGGCGCTGAACGCGGGCATCCCGGTGCTGGGCATCGGCGTGCGCGCCCCGCAGGAGAAACAGGAAAGCAACGTCTACCGGCTCGCCTGCGCCACCGCGGAAAAGCTGGGCTGCGCCGGGGTGGTCGGACGCGAAGACGTGATGGCCAATTGCGACTACATCGGTGAAGGCTACGGCCTGCCGGCGGACAGCACGCTCGAGGCCATCGACCTCTTTGCAAGGACCGAGGGCATCCTGCTCGACCCGGTCTATTCCGCCAAGGGCGCGGCGGGGCTGATCGACCTGATCCGCAAGGGCCACTTCAAGGCAGGCGAGCGGGTGGTCTTCCTGCACACCGGCGGCGCCATCGGCCTGACCGGCTACACCCATTGCTTCGACGCGGCTGGGCGGACATGA
- a CDS encoding aspartate/glutamate racemase family protein: MTTVGILGGMGPQATILLMQKVLDAVPATDDAGHVPLIVHQNPAVPSRIAALIEGTGPSPLPALQAMARDLQAAGAAALAMPCNTAHVYVDGIRAACGLPFLDMLSETASALEGKGRIGILASPATRLTGVFDRYLPQPFEMPEDDGPVLDMIRAVKGGASASDIAPALTKAARRLLSRADHILIACTELSLAAPLMPEDIAWTDSLDCLVARIVALARHHPEDGSPR, translated from the coding sequence ATGACGACTGTCGGCATTCTGGGCGGCATGGGACCGCAGGCAACGATCCTGCTGATGCAGAAAGTGCTCGACGCCGTCCCGGCCACGGACGATGCCGGACATGTGCCGTTGATCGTTCACCAGAACCCCGCCGTGCCCTCGCGCATCGCCGCGTTGATCGAGGGGACAGGGCCTTCGCCGCTGCCCGCGCTGCAAGCCATGGCGCGTGACCTGCAGGCCGCCGGAGCGGCGGCGTTGGCCATGCCCTGCAACACCGCGCATGTTTACGTGGACGGCATTCGCGCTGCCTGCGGCCTGCCGTTCCTCGACATGCTTTCGGAAACCGCGTCAGCGCTTGAGGGCAAGGGCCGCATCGGCATCCTCGCCTCGCCCGCGACCCGCCTGACCGGCGTGTTCGACAGGTATCTGCCGCAGCCCTTCGAGATGCCGGAGGACGACGGACCGGTGCTCGACATGATCCGCGCAGTCAAGGGCGGCGCTTCGGCCTCCGACATTGCCCCGGCGCTGACAAAGGCCGCGCGGCGGCTTCTCTCACGCGCCGACCACATCCTGATCGCCTGTACGGAACTCTCCCTGGCGGCGCCCCTGATGCCGGAGGACATTGCCTGGACGGACAGCCTCGACTGTCTCGTGGCCCGGATCGTGGCGTTGGCCCGGCACCATCCCGAAGACGGCTCGCCGCGCTGA